CGACCACTACCACGCGAGCCTCCGCCGTGTGGCTAGCCGCTACGTCTCGAATCGCGCCGTCGCGGATGAGGTGGTGCAGGAAACTTGGGTGGCCGTGATGGAGGGCATCTGTGCCTTCGAGGGCCGCTCGTCACTCAGGACGTGGATCGTTCGTATTCTCATCAACCATGCCAAGACACGTGCGCTGCGCGAAGGGCGAACGGTGCCGTTCTCCGGCATCGGTGCCGATGTCGTCGCCGGGCCCGAGGCGGTAGTCAACCCGGAGCGTTTCCTCCCGGCGGACCACTCGACCGAGCCCAGCCACAGAGCAGCTCCTCCTCGCGACCTCGGGAGCTCCCCGGAGGGTCGACTCCTCTCTCGTGAGGTGAGGGAGCGACTCCAGAAGGCCATCGACGCGCTGCCGGCGAATCAGCGGATCGTGTTGACCCTTCGGGACGTCGAGGGTTACTCGACCGAGGAGGTGTGCCATGCGCTGGGTATTCGGGAGACGAATGGGCGGGTGCTGCTGCACCGGGCCCGGGCCAGGGTGCGGGCGGCCCTCAGACCATATATGGGAGGCGCGTGAGGCTGGCCCTCGACGCAGCGTCGGGACCCCATGACCTGGACCCAAATCGGGAAGCTACCGCACTTAGCCCTCATGGCGGTCTGGACATGGGGCTCTCGGTGCCTGCCACGGCGCGCATCGGCAGGAAGCCACCGGAGGTACGGGTGTCCGGGCCACCGCTGACGTCAGCGTCCGAGTTGACGGAGGACCCCTGACCAGAGCGCGCGGCCTTCCTCGATCGGAGCGGGGTCGAAGGGCAGCTTGTGGACCGCCGTATTCACCATGACGAGCTTACTCTGGGGATCGACGAAGAGTCGCTGGCCGCGGGCGCCCCAGAGCATGAACATCCGGCGGGCGCCGGGAAGGATCCACGTCTGGTAGCCGTACCCGAAGATCGGGTCCGCCGTTCCCGGGCGCAGATGCGGCTGGTCCGCGCGCACGGAGGTCGCGTCCACGACCCACGACGCGGGAATGAGCTGCCGCCCCTGCCAGTTGCCGTCGTGCGCGAGGAGAAGGCCGAACCGCGCGTAGTCGCGCAGCACGGCGTTCAGCCCCGTGTACGTCGACTCCTGGCCCGCGTTGTCGATGAGCCAGGTGGCGTCGGCTTCAGTCCCGATCTCCTGCCAGATCTTCGATTGAAGGTACTCGGCGACCGGCTGGTCGGTCGCCGCACGCAGCGCTAGACCCAGCACCTGCGTCTCGGTCGACGCGTAGGAGAATCTCGTGCCGGCGGGGGCCACGCGGTCGTTGAATGCCTTCACGGCCCCCGCGCCGCCGGGCCCGAGCCCGAGGTAAGTATCTGCCGTGAATCGAGCGTGGTCATCGGCGCCGCTGTACTCCTCGCTGTAACGGACTCCGGACGACATCTGCAGGAGGTGGCGGAGCGATGTGCGCCCGTACTCGGTGCCCGCTAGCTCGCGGACGTAGGTGGCGGCGAGATCATCGATCGAGCGGATGTGCCCCTCCGCGATCGCGATGCCGACCAGCATCGCCGTGACCGTCTTGGCCATCGACGTCGAGGCGAACCGGTGACGGTCGGTGCGGCCATACTGATAGCGCTCCACGAGAATGGTGTTCTCGCGGGCGATGAGGAGCCCGGTCGTTGGAGTGCGCGCAACATAGTCGTCAAGCGTGAGGGAGACGCCCCCGAGCTCATACGTGATCCGCGGTTCGGCGATCCGGACGAGGCGTGACGGCACCGGCGCCTTGCGGATGAGCCGGGACGGGAAGATCTCGTCGAGGTGGCTGTGGGAACCGACGAGACATCCGATGTCGCGGAAGGTCGTTCGGTCACCCGTCGGATACCCGGCGCTGGCGCAATACGCCTCCGGGTCGTGTCCGTCAGGAGCGAACCGGGCGGGGACCTCGTGGCCGCCTCTCTCGGGGTTGCGTGTTGTCATCGTGGGCAATGCGCAGGCTACCACGGAGACGACTACGAGAAAGAGGACGCGGCGGCCTTGATCAGACGGGCCTGGCGCGGGAAGATCGCGTGGCTGCCATGGCGCAGGGCGAGGACCCGCTCGATCAGACCACCGGAACCGGAGCCGCGGTGTTCGGGCTCATCGGCTCCCTCCTCATCTGGCTCACGATCGGCGCGGGCGCGGTCGCGAAGTACGCCTGGCTGGGGGTCGCCCTCGTCCTGATGCTCGGGATGAAGTACCTGCCCGCGCCGGCGGCCCAGCCGCTGACCACGGTGTGCCGCCGCGTGGGCACCGCCGTGTGGGCCGTCGTGGCGACCCTCTTCTTGCTCGCGCCCGGGGCCCTGGCCTATACGTTCTCGACTTGGGTGGTGGAGACGCTGCCCCGGTGGCTCCAGGTGGGAATCTTCGTCGTCTGGATCGTCCTGCTGGCGGGGATCTCGGTGCTCCTCTACTCGCGCTCGCTCCGGGAACAGTGCCGCGTGTGGCTGACGGATCACCCGAACCCGGTCGTCCAGGCGTTCAGCTGGCGCGAGCGCGTCCCGGCCCTGGGGGCCGTGGTCCTCTACATCAACTTCATGGTCATCGCGATGGGCTGCTTCGCGAGCGTGGCGTTTCTCCTGCACGGTCTCACGCCCCCGCTCTTCCTGCCCAAGGCGCGGCCGGTGGACCATGGCTCCCTCGCCGACTTCCTCCTCTGGCATGTCCTCGACGCCATCCCCGGGCTCAAGGTGCCGGAGACCATCAAGTGGGAGGCCCCACTCACCTACGAGCG
This is a stretch of genomic DNA from Candidatus Methylomirabilota bacterium. It encodes these proteins:
- a CDS encoding serine hydrolase — translated: MPSRLVRIAEPRITYELGGVSLTLDDYVARTPTTGLLIARENTILVERYQYGRTDRHRFASTSMAKTVTAMLVGIAIAEGHIRSIDDLAATYVRELAGTEYGRTSLRHLLQMSSGVRYSEEYSGADDHARFTADTYLGLGPGGAGAVKAFNDRVAPAGTRFSYASTETQVLGLALRAATDQPVAEYLQSKIWQEIGTEADATWLIDNAGQESTYTGLNAVLRDYARFGLLLAHDGNWQGRQLIPASWVVDATSVRADQPHLRPGTADPIFGYGYQTWILPGARRMFMLWGARGQRLFVDPQSKLVMVNTAVHKLPFDPAPIEEGRALWSGVLRQLGR
- a CDS encoding sigma-70 family RNA polymerase sigma factor, whose translation is DHYHASLRRVASRYVSNRAVADEVVQETWVAVMEGICAFEGRSSLRTWIVRILINHAKTRALREGRTVPFSGIGADVVAGPEAVVNPERFLPADHSTEPSHRAAPPRDLGSSPEGRLLSREVRERLQKAIDALPANQRIVLTLRDVEGYSTEEVCHALGIRETNGRVLLHRARARVRAALRPYMGGA